The Brachyhypopomus gauderio isolate BG-103 chromosome 1, BGAUD_0.2, whole genome shotgun sequence genome includes a window with the following:
- the LOC143522762 gene encoding gamma-crystallin M2-like isoform X2, with translation MGRSYECTGDCSDMNSYMSRCHSCRVESGCWMVYDRPNYMGNSYFMKRGEYADYMNMWGWGTGNYIRSCRMIPRYRGSHRMRIYDRENFMGQMMEMTDDCDSFMDRYHWSDGCHSCHVMDGHWLMYEHPNYRGRMWYFGPGEYRNFRNWGGMRFMSMRRIMDSWY, from the exons ATGGGTCGCTCCTACGAGTGCACCGGTGATTGTTCTGACATGAACTCTTACATGAGCCGCTGCCACTCCTGCAGGGTGGAGAGCGGCTGCTGGATGGTGTACGACCGCCCCAACTACATGGGAAACAGCTACTTCATGAAGAGGGGGGAGTACGCCGACTACATGAACATGTGGGGATGGGGGACGGGTAACTACATCAGGTCTTGCCGCATGATCCCTCGG TACAGAGGATCCCACAGAATGAGGATCTATGACAGGGAGAACTTCATGGGTCAGATGATGGAGATGACAGATGACTGTGATTCCTTCATGGATCGCTACCACTGGTCCGACGGCTGCCACTCCTGTCACGTGATGGACGGCCACTGGCTCATGTACGAACATCCCAACTACAGAGGCAGGATGTGGTACTTCGGTCCTGGAGAGTACAGGAACTTCAGGAACTGGGGCGGCATGAGGTTCATGAGCATGAGGCGGATCATGGATTCCTGGTATTAA
- the LOC143522762 gene encoding gamma-crystallin M2-like isoform X1, protein MTMGKVIFYEDRNFMGRSYECTGDCSDMNSYMSRCHSCRVESGCWMVYDRPNYMGNSYFMKRGEYADYMNMWGWGTGNYIRSCRMIPRYRGSHRMRIYDRENFMGQMMEMTDDCDSFMDRYHWSDGCHSCHVMDGHWLMYEHPNYRGRMWYFGPGEYRNFRNWGGMRFMSMRRIMDSWY, encoded by the exons ATGACTATGGGCAAG GTGATCTTCTACGAGGACAGGAACTTCATGGGTCGCTCCTACGAGTGCACCGGTGATTGTTCTGACATGAACTCTTACATGAGCCGCTGCCACTCCTGCAGGGTGGAGAGCGGCTGCTGGATGGTGTACGACCGCCCCAACTACATGGGAAACAGCTACTTCATGAAGAGGGGGGAGTACGCCGACTACATGAACATGTGGGGATGGGGGACGGGTAACTACATCAGGTCTTGCCGCATGATCCCTCGG TACAGAGGATCCCACAGAATGAGGATCTATGACAGGGAGAACTTCATGGGTCAGATGATGGAGATGACAGATGACTGTGATTCCTTCATGGATCGCTACCACTGGTCCGACGGCTGCCACTCCTGTCACGTGATGGACGGCCACTGGCTCATGTACGAACATCCCAACTACAGAGGCAGGATGTGGTACTTCGGTCCTGGAGAGTACAGGAACTTCAGGAACTGGGGCGGCATGAGGTTCATGAGCATGAGGCGGATCATGGATTCCTGGTATTAA